A part of Amblyraja radiata isolate CabotCenter1 chromosome 23, sAmbRad1.1.pri, whole genome shotgun sequence genomic DNA contains:
- the zbtb46 gene encoding zinc finger and BTB domain-containing protein 46 isoform X1 encodes MGRNWHYIDEGEGQREKERQIQKQQQYQSVNNRKDDMEIPSHYRHLLRELNEQRQHGILCDVCIIVEGKIFKAHKNVLLGSSRYFKTLYCQVQKMSSDQATVTHLDIVTAQGFKVIIDFMYSAHLALTSKNVIEVMSAASYLQMTDIVQACHSFIKAALDISIKTEPPDYIMEYDMGAPSSSSIDVVTPVAVGRSSSPWLERRRTSPANSSGDSAIASCHDGGSSYSKEEHEQKADSHDDVSSQSLWSSDIGYSSFRVKEEQISPSHYGGAELSEAHLGKSSTLVQTGFSDQVPVVWQLPGRKKNRKNKQTVRHITQHVEVDSRASSPMPSMLAVGGWPYNSRDGTGADVTEPSSSDSRGDRSDFCQNAEEPLAGVESSYLSQFVASVKEEQQVSTVANLRAALLSKHSFLSVKSDQPGDDKSIIFEYLPKGPGNNLNHSEDAHDYQQRDLSPLTSQFPEPSPPRTLQCEEPLSDPISHQQADSRQQPDSPQQINVDNTEEILAQSYGSADSGLDARNAADFSTGEEAEMGTSFIADDGSAIGSSPLPTTGQQPLDEFACRFCSMRFSSLESHTEHEYQHALSILPHNISNQMMPHTTSFHMLPVLAFRYQCSKCPASFTLKSNAERHEKTVHFKRKKLECSFCLKSFRDRTDLNRHVASVHSCERAFVCSDCGKSFGVQKNLMNHMKICSHSGAQGDTELSDQPLDSQALKADENDCNSRTPALDSNQHLPTSQLSDTELSE; translated from the exons ATGGGAAGGAACTGGCACTACATTGATGAAGGGGAGGGACAGCGAGAGAAGGAAAGACA AATACAGAAACAACAACAATACCAATCAGTGAACAATCGAAAAGATGACATGGAAATCCCATCACACTACCGTCACTTGTTAAGGGAATTGAATGAACAGAGGCAGCACGGCATCCTTTGTGATGTTTGCATTATTGTCGAGGGGAAAATCTTTAAAGCTCACAAAAACGTACTGTTGGGGAGTAGCCGCTACTTCAAGACTTTGTACTGCCAGGTGCAGAAGATGTCCTCTGACCAGGCTACTGTGACCCACTTGGATATAGTCACTGCTCAAGGTTTCAAAGTCATCATAGACTTCATGTACTCTGCACACCTAGCACTGacgagcaagaatgtcattgaggTGATGTCCGCTGCCAGTTACCTGCAGATGACAGACATCGTTCAGGCGTGCCACAGTTTTATCAAGGCAGCCTTAGACATCAGCATAAAGACCGAGCCACCGGATTATATCATGGAGTATGACATGGGAGCTCCCTCGAGCAGCAGCATCGACGTGGTCACACCGGTGGCAGTGGGCAGGAGTAGCTCTCCCTGGTTGGAAAGACGGCGGACAAGCCCGGCAAATTCATCCGGAGACTCGGCCATTGCCAGCTGCCATGACGGCGGCAGCAGCTACAGCAAAGAGGAGCACGAGCAGAAAGCCGACAGCCACGACGACGTCTCCTCGCAGTCGCTCTGGTCCAGTGACATTGGGTACAGTTCGTTCCGCGTGAAGGAGGAGCAGATATCTCCCTCGCATTACGGAGGCGCCGAGCTGAGCGAAGCCCACCTCGGGAAGAGCAGCACCTTGGTACAGACTGGCTTTTCCGATCAGGTCCCCGTGGTGTGGCAGCTGCCTGGACGCAAAAAGAATCGTAAAAACAAACAGACGGTGCGCCATATCACACAGCACGTTGAGGTGGACAGCAGGGCCAGCTCCCCAATGCCGTCAATGCTCGCCGTCGGTGGCTGGCCGTACAACAGCCGAGACGGCACAG GTGCTGATGTAACTGAACCAAGTAGTTCGGATAGCAGGGGAGACCGATCTGATTTTTGTCAGAATGCGGAGGAACCACTGGCTGGTGTGGAATCGAGTTACCTGTCTCAGTTTGTTGCCTCGGTGAAAGAGGAGCAGCAGGTATCCACGGTGGCCAACCTGAGAGCGGCGTTACTGAGCAAGCACAGCTTCTTGTCTGTAAAGTCCGACCAACCAGGAGAcgataaatctattattttcgagTACTTGCCTAAAG GGCCTGGAAATAACTTGAATCATTCAGAGGATGCACATGATTACCAACAAAGAGACTTGTCTCCACTGACCTCCCAATTTCCAGAGCCGAGTCCTCCCAGGACGTTGCAGTGTGAAGAACCATTATCGGATCCAATCTCACACCAACAGGCCGACTCACGCCAACAGCCTGACTCCCCGCAGCAG ATCAATGTAGACAATACCGAGGAGATCTTGGCTCAATCGTACGGAAGTGCCGATTCAG GACTCGACGCCCGCAATGCAGCGGATTTCTCGACCGGTGAAGAGGCGGAGATGGGGACTAGCTTCATCGCAGACGACGGCTCGGCGATCGGCAGTAGCCCGTTGCCAACTACAGGCCAGCAGCCGCTAGATGAGTTTGCTTGTAGATTCTGCAGCATGAGATTTAGCAGCCTTGAAAGCCACACCGAACATGAATATCAACACGCGTTGTCGATTCTGCCTCACAACATCTCTAACCAGATGATGCCGCACACGACAAGCTTTCACATGCTTCCTGTACTGGCCTTCCGGTACCAGTGCTCTAAGTGTCCTGCCAGCTTCACGTTGAAGTCGAACGCCGAGCGCCACGAGAAAACCGTCCACTTCAAGCGTAAAAAACTGGAGTGTTCGTTCTGCCTGAAGTCCTTCCGTGACAGAACCGACTTAAACCGCCATGTCGCGTCGGTGCATTCGTGCGAGCGGGCCTTTGTGTGCAGCGACTGCGGAAAGAGTTTTGGCGTGCAGAAAAACCTAATGAATCACATGAAAATTTGCAGTCATAGTGGTGCCCAAGGAGACACTGAGCTCTCTGACCAACCTTTGGATAGCCAGGCCCTTAAAGCAGATGAGAATGATTGTAACAGTCGTACACCCGCACTTGATTCCAATCAGCATCTCCCCACTTCACAGCTCAGCGACACAGAATTGTCTGAATAA